From Leishmania braziliensis MHOM/BR/75/M2904 complete genome, chromosome 22:
GGAGTTACCGATGGTGTGCACCTTGCCGTCTGCCATGGATGGTACGCATGGGTGTTCTCACGACCTGGTGGACGCGGTCGAGGAGAGCATCGATTGGGAGGCGGAGCGAGCGTGGCTGACGGCGTGGTGGAACGCCTTCGTGTGCCGCACTCCTGTGCAGAATTTGGTGGAGGCACTTCAAACGACTCGCGGTGGGATTGTCGGCGACATGACGTATCAATTCACCGGCAAGCGACCTCGGCGTGCCGAGGCGTTGGGGTCTTCCTTGACCGCCTCTACGCGggtgggaaaggggggcaACGCTGGGCCtgctgcgacagcgacgatCCGCAGTCGCAAGGGGACAGTAGCCGCACACGGTGGAACGCGACGACAGCGGGCGTTGGAGGGGGCCAAcactcccctttcctcctcggCGAGCACAATACCAAAGGAACTGCGCACCCTTCACACTCTCATCCAGTACGTGCGCTCCTGTGGTGGATGCCTGAGGGATGTGGAGCTGCCGTTTCTGCTTCCCTTCGACGCCTTTCTCGAGCACACGGCCGCGCACTCCCCGTCCGCGCTGGAGAGGCTTTCTGGCGTCGCTGAGGATGAGGACTTGGAGCTGGTATTCGAGCGTCGCGCGACAGCCTTGTGGGTGGCCGTGATGCGAGAGTGTCTACGACTTTTCTACGTGTCGCAAGTGCGCGTGACGTCGGCTACCTCGGCGCCGCCAGCTCTGCTCGAGTGGTTGTCCTCGTCGTTGTCACAGCGTTCGCTGAGCCGAAGCAACATATACAGTGAGGAAGAGTCGCTACTCCTGCGTTGGGTGACCGCCTGCGTTGAGACCTTCGCGAACGGTGACAACGCAGACCTTCACAACAGTCTGTCAGCGGCCTTGCCGAGGTGCTTCGAAGACCTGCGTGATGGACAGGCACTCATCATTGTTGTACTAACGTACGTGCCATTCCTTGGGCGGCAGGTGCGCGAGGCCATCGTCTCTGCTGAACAGCAGAGCTGCGAGGCGCATGCTGCCGTGCTCCTGGACCTTCTGCACACCTTGAGGATTCCAGGGCTTCCGCTCGCCGACGCCttcgtggcggcgccgccaaCGCAGGTGGTGCTTCTCCTTACCCACCTCTTCGTGTATCTTCCAAAGTTCATCAACACTGTGCCCGTGAGCTTTCATGGCCGCGCTCTTACCGCGCTGACGGAGACAGTCACCGTCGAAAACACGTCTTCTCAGCCGCGCGAATACTGCGTTCTTCTGCCAGATGCTCCACTGTTCCGTGCAAACACCGACAAGCTGACTGTGGCCCCGCGCAGCTCGGCGGAGTTGACACTGTCTATTATTCCACGTACGCGGCGACCGGTGACTGGGCAGTGTCTGCTGGTTGACTGCTCCTCGCAGGTGCCGCCGGCGGAGCGAGTACCATTTGTGTTTCAACTCAAGGCCACACCAACAATGGAGCCACTGCAGACGGTGTACATGGAGACACCGCAGTACGAGTGCCTTCAGTCGGAGCTGCATATCACGAACCCCTTCTCCGTGGATTGCGTGGTGAGTCTGCGAGTGGCGCAGACGCGTCtgccgaccgcgacgcagAAGACGGACGCCGGCGCGACACCCGGGGTTGCCGCGCCGTGGCTAGATAGTGACGACGCATCCTTCTGGCGGCACAACCACGACGCCCCTTTCACCGTTGCCACAGAGGTTctctcgctgcgccgcggtgagCCGACCCGCCTGCCCTTCTCGTTCGCGCCCCTCTCACGTGGCGTGTATCGTCTGCTGCTGACCTTCTGGGAAGAGTGGGAGGGCGAGTTCACGTGggcggtggaggcgacgAGCGGGTGGCCCAAGCCAGTCGACTCCAACCTGGAGCTGCGTGTGGAGCTTGGGGAGAGCTGCACATCTATACTCGACGTCAAGAGCAGCAACCCGTCGCTTGAGCGCTGTGTGAAGTTGTACGAGGATCGCGCACACAATACCCAGCGCACCGACCTCAGTCGTCTGCTTAGCGGGGCTCGCTATGTCGTGCACTTTGTGAATGAGCGCATGGAGGGCCCCAACCCTTTCTTCGCGGCCAGCGAGGGCTCGTGTCTCGCACCCACCactccagcagcgacgtggccGGTGACCTTCACATTCAAGCCACAGTGTGTTGGGGTGTACCGCACCTATGTGCTGTTGATGTCGGAGGCCGAtgtgcgactgctgctggttGTCGGCGAGTGCGTGCCGAGAGGCGACCGGAGAACTCTGCAGTTTGCGTGCCCGGCGCGCCAGATCATCTTGCAGCAGATCACCCTATGCAACCACAGCGCCGCGGAGGACTGGCTATTCGCCGCTACGTTTGAGGGCTCCGCCCAGTTCAGTGGGCCGCACGATGTTCGCGTGCCGAGTGGACGGTCGAAGGAGTACACGATCAAGTATGCCCCTTCGTGGATCAGCGAAGAGGAAACGGCGACGCTCGTGCTGCTAAATGGTATCACTGGGCAGAAGCACACTTACACTCTCGTGGGCACCGCAggggcgccgctgtcggAGGGCATCCTGACGCTGAACTGCCGGGCACGCGACCACGAGACATTGGAGATGATGGTGCCGAACATTTGCAGTCAGGACACGACGTACTTTGTGAAGACTGACTTGATGTGTTGCGAGGGTGAGTCGTCGTCGCTTGTCATCCCACGAGCGTCGAGCCGCCGCTTTGCCTTGAAAGCCACCCCTAACATTGGTGGCGACTACTCAGGCCATGTCACCTTTACCGCTTCGAATGGGCGGTATGTTTGGtacgcggtgcagctgcacgtggCCCCACCGGAGAAGGAAGGCCTCATTGAACTCCGCACCAACGTTCGGGCGTTGATGGTGGCGGACGTCTCCGTGACAAACCCACTCGATACCGCGCTGATGTTCAAAGTGCACCGGTACGGCGCAGGGCTGTACGGCGCGAATACCTTTCAGCTGGCTCCCAAAGCTGCCGCCACCTACAGCCTCCTCTTTGTGCCGACTCAAACCGGCGAGTCGACGGGGAGACTTTCTCTGGTTAGCGAGGCCGCTGGTGAGTTTTGGTACGAGCTGCACATGACGGTGACGGAGACGGAGCCGGAGCCCCTGCCTTTCCCACCAACCCCCATTGGCCAGTCACAGGTAATGCAGGTGAACCTGCCCAACCGGAGTGACGTGACCTCAGTCCTGACGGTGGAGTCAACGGACTCGGCGTGCTTTGGAGTACGTCCGCCACGGGTGGTGCTACCGGCACACTCGGAGAGCGTTGTCGACCTTCTCTTCACGCCACGCTGTGTCGGTGTCGAGCAAACGGCCCTGGTGACACTGCGCAATCCCGAACTGGGTTGCTGGCGCTACAAGTGTGTTGGTACGGGTACAGCTCCCTTGGCAGCAGAGCCGCTAACGTGCACTTGCGACGTCGGGACGACGGCAACCATTTTGCTGCCTTTCACGAATGTTCTGAAGTGCAACACCGGGGTCGAGGTGCAGCTGAGCGGAGACACAGCGGCCTTTGCGCTACGCACAGTGCCGAAcggtgtggtggcggccggTGCCTCCGCGTCGCTTGTTGTGGCGTTCACACCCTCTCTGGTGAAGCGCCATGACGCTGTTGTGGAGGTTCGTccggcggtgcggcgcagcgacaAGACCTGTGACGTCACATGGACCTACCCGATCGAGGGCTACTGCGTGTACCGACAGACGCAGCCGGCTCTGCGTTTGCGCTGTGCTTCTCGCATGCAGTGCGACGACACGGTCTACGTCCACGCACCAGGGCTGACGCCGGGTCTCGCCGCTGACTTCTCCGTGGTCTTCGAGGCGGACCCTCAGCAGTCCTACGCggtggccgcggcagcgagtgTGTCATGCAGTGTGACGATGCCGAGCCCGTACCCTGACGGGTTTGAGCTAAACCTCAAGTTTACCCCGTTGCGGCCACTCGTCGGGTCAGGgtgggtggtgctgcgcggTGCGGAGTGCGGCGTGTGGCAGTACCGAGTGCAGCTGGAGTCTACCCCGGCGCCCGTCGACGACACTATCGTGCTCTATGGTGACTACAAGGAGAGCACCTCGGTCTCGTTTGACTTGTACAACGTGTTTCCTTACCGCTCCAGCTTCTTTGCGTACTTCACAGCTGACAGCTCGAAGGACTTTGCCGTATCACCCGCGCACGGGGTGCTGCTTCCGTTTGTGTGTGGCCAGCGGGgggccgccactgccaccaaCCTGCAGATCTCCGCACATCCCTCCTCCCGCATTCCTCAAATCGAGGGCACACTCGTGGTGGACACGGACGACATGCAGTGGACCTTCCGCGTGCTGGGCAAATTTGGCCACCAATTCCGGCCACCCAACTGAGACTTTGGTAATATGCTGTCTGTGACTTAAGGAGCGGGCGTGTGGCGAGTCTTTGCCTCTCTACTAAAGAGAGAATGGGgacaaaggggggggggcgggtggggtgAGCGGGGAAAGAGTGCGTTGCCGCCCtacttctctttccctctgcgccatttccttctctctctcttttagcGTGTTTGGTCTGTGAAATGTCGCCGACGCTTCCACCGCTGTACACTTGCATGCGTTCCTCcgtctttttcctttcttttccgctCCCTGATGATGTAGAGtggccccctctctccctccaccgtGGTGGGTTGCTGGTTCTGTCCACGTGTAtggctgtctctctccctttctccctgCATATCCcgctgttttgttttgtctagggtctctctgtgcgtgcagccacacacgtgcataATGTACAGgttgtcctctctctttggtgCACCCCCCTCATTTCTTTGTGGTTTGTCCATGCCGatgtctttttttctctctctctctctgtgcttaTGTGCGTATACAAGACCCCCTTCGCACCACCTTATCCTATTCGCACACCACTGTCCTCCCCCCAGTCCTTGATAGCCAGCGTGTTCCCCCGCATCCTGTCTGCACGCCGGTGGTTGTGCTGCAAGAAAAGCACCGCTCTGCCGAACAGCTGGATCTACGGCGCTTGCACTACATCCCTGGGAGCAGAGGCGCGTGGGTGTGAGCGTTCTCTTAGCCGTCGTATGCGGAACGACGGGCGAGGGATGGGGCCAGTCTTGTGCGCCTTCGTCACCTTTTTCGTTTTGTCTGCTTCGTGCTACAGTGCAGGGTCGGGTACGCGTCGTATACCCGACCTTGCGGACATGTGTGGCTGTTTTGTACACTCCCCGGCCCCACCGTTTGGCCTTCCTCGCTGTAGCCCTTTTattccctcctcccgctcatacctctttttcttcccctcgcacacccacccacccactcgcGCTCCAGTAGCTGAGGGTGCCgactctccctcttccccccttttacTTGAAAGCGCGcgacaaggaggagggagggattGCCAAAAGCTGATGGGATGCTAGCGTGTGGGCCAAAGAACGCATTGCCATGCCGATGATATGCCGTACCAACcgtttctcttcttgtgACCTCATTTTGCTCATCGACCTACGTCAGGCCTCGAGGAATCGAGTCATTGCATGAGTTTGACTTCTCAATCCGCCCCTCCATTGTTTACCCGCCACGACAGGGATCATTCGGtgacagaggggggagagggggtatGTAAGTCTACCTGTTCATGCGTAGTGCTACCCGATGATGGCATAAAAACAACATAATCCTCACTGATAGCCTTTTCAGCGCTGGGCGTATCGATGGCGCGAATGGAGAGGACTCCAGATCGGTACGCTCTTCCACGGAGGTTGGAAACTCGCCAGCTGGGAGCATGCATCGAAGTGCACCCCTGCCCCTCTTCTGGCAttcattctctctcctttccttctcgctTGGTGAATGCGAACATTCTGTGTTCTCGTGGCCCTACTCGCGCTTCCCGCTGACTCTCTTCTCACGTGGCGTGGCGTCCACACTGCATGCATACGTACAGAGATATGCACACAACAAAggttttcttcttcgtccaACTTCTCTTTCACATTTCCACTGGTGTCTCGAGATCATCGCCTCGCCCCACTCGCCCCgctttctccccttctctctctttcgctccccGAGCTTGATCTTCGCCTCGTGTCTGTGCGTCGAGGGGATTTGCATTAGTGATCACTACGGGTGACGAAGGAGTCAGGCAAAGGGAGCAACGGTGCAGCGAAGCAGCAAAGGATGGCATCCAAGCATACCCCTCAGCCGTACTCGATGACGGCAAACACGCCGGCCTGGAACCCGGAGACGCGGCTTCCGTCCCTTAGCAAGTCCCCCATGATCCGCGATGTGTGGGCCGACAACCTGGAGGAGGAGTTCGCCGTTATACGGTCTCTCATCAAGGACTACCCATTTGTGTCGCTGGACACGGAGTTCCCTGGCGTGGTGGCCAAGCCGGTGGGCAGCTTCAAGACGACGCACGAGTTTTACTACCAAACTCTGCGCTGCAACGTGAACCTCCTCAAGATCATTCAGCTCGGCATCACCCTCCTCAACGACAAGGGCGAGGTCCCGGAGCACTGTTCCACTTGGCAGTTCAACTTCCGCTTCAGTATTAAGGAGGACGTTTACGCGCAGGACAGCATTGAGCTTCTCCGCCACGGAGGCATCAACTTCGACTACTTCAATGACTTCGGCATTGAAGTGACGCATTTTGCGGAGTTGCTCATCTCGAGTGGGTTGGTGCTCAACTCCAACGTGCGCTGGCTCGCCTTCCACGCTGGCTACGACTTCGGGTACCTCATCAAGGTGGTGTGCAACAAGGATCTGccggagaaagaggaggagttTCTGCAAACCCTCCATGCTCTCTTCCCAAGCATGTTTGACCTCAAGTATCTTCTGCGCTTCACGGAGGTGTCCCACTCCTTTGGCCTAGACTACTTAGCGGAGAGCCTGAAGCTGCGTCGCTTCGGCACGGCGCATCAGGCCGGCAGCGATTCGCTCCTCACGGGCCACTGCTACTTCAAGCTACTGCGTGACAGCTTCGGCAACACTACACCAGTGGCAAACAACGGCGTGCTCTACGGTCTTAGCGAGGATGCGGCTTCGTCCGCCACTCCTAGCAGCGCGCAGACGGTGTCGCAGGTGACTAGCAATTCACACGACTTCGCAAGCTCTGTTGCATACGGCAACGGAGGTGCAGGCGGTGGGGTCTTTCCTGCCTCCCCCATCTCCTCTAACATGCGCAGGTCGTGAGCGGTAGCGCGAAGTCTCTGCAACACTTCTTTTTCTGTCGTTGGTCATGTAATGGCCCCGACAGGCGCATCTCGCGCCCTTATACCTTTGtacatgcgtgcgtgtaggtTCATGTGCAGTACGGGAGGCTACTGGAGAGCGTCGTGGAGTGAGGCTTCGCTTCTCGTGTATGAGCCCGCACGGTGTGCATGTGCCGGAGGGGGCTGACCTTCTACTTTTCTCCGTTCGCCTgccgcttcctcttctcctcaccctttcgctttcctcttcgGAGGTGAAAGCGAAAGCGACGAATAGAGGGAGGACACGTGCGCTGCTCTTTTCTGCGACATGCACTGATGCGAGCTGCGTGTGTCATTCTGTACCCACCTTTATTCCTTTTCCTACCCCTGGTCGCTCGTGCAAGACTCCGCGGCGATGTTTCGGTTAGGCCCAtgccccttcctcctctctgttcAGGGTTGGAAGAGGagcatgtatgtgtgtgtgtgtgtgtgtgtgtgtgtgtgtgtgtgcgtctctttcAGTTCTCCAAAGATGGAAGACAAAAGGCGTGAAGTGGAGTGAGGCGCACGGAGGAATGTCATTACATGTGCAATGCGACGGAGAgaccgctgccgtcgtcaaGTGCGCCATCCAGAGCCCATCGCCGTGCTTCCCTTGACCTCACCCTCCGAGGTGTTCGCGGAAGACTCGGAAAAGGGTCGCGCAGTGCTGATCAGCGTCTTGCGTGtgtccctcctctttcttcccctttccgATTTCATTACCCTTGTCCCATGTTCACCTACTCCCGCCCATTCAtgctcctcccttccttccttcctacCGTTCATTGTCCGCGTTCTCTCCACACCCAAACACGTCTCCGCATGACATGCCGCCCATGCCAGAGCAGTTCTTTTTCACCCGTTCAGCAACCGCTGCCCATTCTTCAGAGTGGAAGGTCtaagaaaaagagaaaagacagACAAACGCGATCATGCCCACTGAGCATGTCCCTGCTGTGACAGTGGAGGAGACGAGTGACTTCTGGTCCAACCCGGTCGATCATTTCCGCCCAAACCTGAAGTTCCTCTCTGTGTACGTGGAGCACCAGTACGTGGTGGACAAGTGGCTGCACGTCAAGGAGAAATGGCTGAAGCCGTGGTACCTGCCATGGTGGACGCCTATGTACCAGGTCATGACCTGGTATTCCCAGCGCAACCGCAACCTCATGTTGGTGGAGAATAACCTCAACTACCGCCCGTACCGCTACCGTCGCAACGATGAGGACAGCAAAAACCCGTACTAACGCACTTCGTGTGTGCGACTCTgcgggtggggaggagagaggagatgcagcGGGGCCACGTAAAGCACTTGAAGGCTTGTGTCCTCTATGTTTCACGCCCTCtacttttcctctctttctgccaCCGTCAGGTGTTTGTAGGAAGGCGGATGGggctgtgcctgtgcgtccTCTCTCGACATTCGTTAGTATCTAACGGGCTGCAGGCCACCGGCAAACGAGGGATGGACGTGCTGGACATGTATGTGCGGGAGTGAGTGTGCTGTTGTGCGTGCTTGCGTCTTGGCCAGTGGCGTGTACCTGTGCAACCACAGATACACGCCACTGGCGTAGATTTCTTTCGCTGTCTTCTCTGTTCCTCTCGCAGTTCGTTGTCCAACGTGCCGTCTCTCACTCcgtgcatgcgcgtgtgtaaGTTCAtaggaaaggaaaaaaaaaacacaccAAACATCGAAAAGGATGGTAAATTCGCGAATGAAATCGCCACTCTGCTGCACACTGCGACAAGTCGGCTCTGGGACCTTCAAAGGGGGGAGTGAGCCGACAATGGCGACGGTAGGGGGG
This genomic window contains:
- a CDS encoding putative CCR4 associated factor: MASKHTPQPYSMTANTPAWNPETRLPSLSKSPMIRDVWADNLEEEFAVIRSLIKDYPFVSLDTEFPGVVAKPVGSFKTTHEFYYQTLRCNVNLLKIIQLGITLLNDKGEVPEHCSTWQFNFRFSIKEDVYAQDSIELLRHGGINFDYFNDFGIEVTHFAELLISSGLVLNSNVRWLAFHAGYDFGYLIKVVCNKDLPEKEEEFLQTLHALFPSMFDLKYLLRFTEVSHSFGLDYLAESLKLRRFGTAHQAGSDSLLTGHCYFKLLRDSFGNTTPVANNGVLYGLSEDAASSATPSSAQTVSQVTSNSHDFASSVAYGNGGAGGGVFPASPISSNMRRS